One Ascaphus truei isolate aAscTru1 unplaced genomic scaffold, aAscTru1.hap1 HAP1_SCAFFOLD_896, whole genome shotgun sequence genomic window, CGCGCATCACGTTGGCGACCCGGTCGCACGTCAGTCGCAGGCGTCACGACACCCGCGTCAGTACGGGAGCGGAGACCGAAGGCGGGACCAGACACGAAGGGGGAGGGGCGTGTGCGGCTGCTGCGCCGCCCACCGCTGTCGTTAGGACGGGGGTGGAGTCGGGGAACGGAGGCCACGGAAGACCAGGAGGAATGTTCACCGCACATGCGTAACGCGTCACCGTTGCTGGAAGGGCCGCGCAGCCTAGACTTGGGAATCGCGGAGACAGACAGGAACCGCGCACTGAACGCGCGCCGTGCACGAGAACCCGCGCTGGTGTGCCTGACCGGACCACCTCTGGAACCTGCAGGAGAGgtgagggttaaaggggcagaaatgccggaatggcgaatcctcacaaccgccaaattcccctgcttcagcacaaaccagggcTGTAAAACCGGGCAGGGAACTGAATTGCATTAAAGGTTCTCGGaatatgcccaaaccccagaccccagtgtggggttcagtacatctctcaccagggataaggtgaagagagttataggggttttaagttaaaatgtagaatgtcagctcttgggcccgggtattgtgtatgcattactgtgactgtgtgaaaaaTACCCCCAACCTACACGGggcataaggggttaatgtttaaCCCCACACTCCAGTCAGGTATAAGACTGAGcccgtttgttttattaaaataaaagatttaaacCACATCAAAGCCGATCGGTAACTTTCATTAGGAGCATCCTAGAAAGATGATATTTGGTGTGGGCATTACTGAGGTACGAACGCATAAAGGGGTTATGTTTCTGAGCATTAACGTTCACCCCCAGTATTAAATGAATGTCCCCTGTAATTTTGGTATTTTAAAGTTATAAGAGTACGGAAATTGACATTATAGACAGGCGGGGATTCGCCGTCATTCAGTCCAGAACAGGAGGTGACACTTAGGGTGTGTAATCCTGGGCTTTGAAATGCAGGGTTCGGCTGGTTCTACAGTGGCGGTGcgcgctacgccgtgcgcgcgcacgccagttatagatggctgaggtcagccagcccttctatacaagggccacgCGCGAGCACGGCAGGGAgcagggagccgacagacagcagcGAAGATGGTGGGAGGGATGATTTCGTGCCTCtaccggcgtgtgtgtgtgtgtgtgtgtgtgtgtgtgtgtgtgtgtgtgtgtgtgtgtgtgtgtgtgtgtgtgtgtgtgtgtgtgtgttgtgacaaacgcccctcttttgtagtgccgacgcctgtctgggttcttcccgacacagtcttctagggttatttaatacaaaaaacaggatcatgcaaagtattaagctgcttaactcaggcttctgcctgctttattttcatccaagtaatgtactgcagctttaacatgtgtaggttagaggtactcagatactttcattcagcagttcactcatttagtgttacagtatttcccacattgttatttcaagtaaaaaagaaaccaaatgatataaacaaaatcctatccctttcagggatctaactacacatagaatcagcctctaacagctgctggccaactaacctggttcccccagtttaaaacaatgccctctcaattagggtcactagatacagcatagtccattacaaacagtaatacatctttgtttggcttatctgttttgtggtgggtactcggacccaggtgtccggcaaatcctctgggactgtgatacttggaggggccgtcaaccccgaaactggaaacaggggagcagcgatacccccagcctccaggctctaaggagagagagtgaaatgcaaaacctctctgctctaagtacctgtgcatgtgattagaagagcaggtgagggagaactagagccattgtaatctgtggtctggattttccatccagctgcctgagttaatgggaagatgtggaacggatcatttttaactattcctgcactttctgacctaaaatggggcagaaagctgcctaacatctttggactatgtcacatatccccctccccagctcacacctactggggtgagcggccatggacctcactgaggtgagcgtcctacctgaaatacttgagctaattCTTCagaacaacattaagtattcacatgacacgaatatgaacttcattatataatttaccaaccgaaagggccatcaaccctgtatattaatttgtagtttagctacattttcaacacagagaaccaatataacattgtaacattgacaaaatgcttattctagaggtctaatataccttaactacaatagcttatttgcatagttaagtgtccgtgacatagtccacacgtgtaataacaaaaaaaaaatatcggtcaattccccaaacactttttttttttgacttccagtccattacgtttcctgactttatttcataggctgctgcaacctgcaaatgactggactgtttctttagcctctgacagaactctggggccggatagtctttgtctttatattgtggcccagagtggcgagatccggaaaaattcaaggccagcgttgaccttcgtcgcttttgctttgcaacctttgaacctttatggtacttcttactgccatgtattttctcaagaccatcactctcagagatttgggatttcccctctggggcaattatatggtacttagaagatgaagcactgattaccttgatggggcgctcactaactccggctgtaccctgaggcattttacctttgcagctggcaggcatgtagtgttgggcctctctttcctgaggcctacatttattaaggcggaaataccgctgtataaccagtgacgcatttctcagggtttgatagcgaatcctgttctgtgtcatcctagtcagagactggatctttatagttgctcctttcataatgaggaacctgtttcgtaccatgcgggcacggtagaatgattgaagtacacaggctgctttattccggcgattaaactgacgaattttcatccctctgtaggcagcctgtaggatgatagttgcggcgcgtttacgccgataattttctctttcccttcttccttggataagagctttgcagtgcttctgaattattctaatgcttttctcctttttcaaaacgttaagttcctccacgagagaattctgttttgtgcatacatgtcgcaattctgttctcagagcgtccatttcttcctggtgctggctctgagtgtgcatcaatgcattctgtagtgcttcctgcacttctaatttttcctgagtcaactgtttctttactttttctgcttggtcagtcaaatctgaattttcgaatttcagagtctcattttcttgctttacagtctctaactcactcagggcaatctcatgggtttgcttcaacattcccagctctgtgttcagaccgtggccctccaggcgtgagttttgcacctctgtgctgagtgcgtgaatctcttgtagagctttcccgtatttctgttttaggatagtaattacggtgttggccttttcccgactagtcgtcacctcttccagctcactccgtaagagagactctgttttcttcaaagcctcgtgctcttgtaaagctgggagtatacacctctgtaactctgcgttcgcttcttgcaccttcttataacattctcgctccttccccaaatcctgccacaggacttcataatcttggcgggcagcttggagtgcagaaaccaaagcctctttatcctggttcaaggattcagcttccctctgctcctccttttcctttgccactgttcccgtgacaattctgccggtccctccggtctgcagcacatctcggcgcctttctgacgcatgtcctgacagcgcaggttcaagtggctcggtcacttcccctgtgacttgagggacagttttctttttcttcttctttctttttgctttattagctccagagatatcagtggtactgggcacacactcactggtatcagcttccacatcttgcttgcactcacagggcgttgcttgcttttgcagctgtttgtctttgaaaattttggggcacacatcttccatgtgacccacTTCACGACAGGTCCAGCACACCAAATTCacctgtgggtacggctctcctccaggggccacacacgaatcgtcatcatcatcatcatcatcatcatcatcatcatcatcatcgtatggcctgaagggacactgttttgcatgattatgtacattacaaaacaaacatttcaagtcggccattttagaaacccggcaggaacaatttgctagctgcaatttcactcacttcagcaacttgcatacagcacttgctagctgcaaattcactcacttcagcaaaaggcattagctttacaaacagcacttgctagatgcaaaaaaaaaattttttcttcagcaaaacattttggttttctgtttgggttcatgGTGCTATTGCATCCTacctcgcacattctctgtgtatgctagaagcacaactgatatacacagtggaacagacttcactcatagcatctgtactttagttcagctgggcggccattttaaagccccgcatttatttgcaaacccacagactttttagtgtcgacccgcattctccaccatatgtgacaaacgcccctcttttgtagtgccgacgcctgtctgggttcttcccgacacagtcttctagggttatttaatacaaaaacaggatcatgcaaagtattaagctgcttaactcaggcttctgcctgctttattttcatccaagtaatgtactgcagctttaacatgtgaaggttagaggtactcagatactttcattcagcagttcacacatttcagtgttacagtatttcccacattgttatttcaagtaaaaagaaaccaaatgatataaacaaaatcctatccctttcagggatctaactacacatagaatcagcctctaactgctgctgggccaactaacctggttcccccagtttaaaacaatgccctctcaattagggtcactagatacagcatagtccattacaaacagtaatacatctttgtttggcttatctgttttgtggtgggtactcggacccaggtgtccggcaaatcctctgggactgtgatacttggaggggctgtcaaccccgaaactggaaacaggggagcagcgatacccccagcctccaggctctaaggagagagagtgaaatgcaaaacctctctgctctaagtacctgtgcatgtgattagaagagcaggtgagggagaactagagccattgtaatctgtggtctggattttccatccagctgcctgagttaatgggaagatgtggaacggatcatttttaactattcctgcactttctgacctaaaatggggcagaaagctgcctaacatctttggactatgtcacaatatatatatggggtgtctcttgccggtgttcagttggagtatttccagttgcACCCTTACAATTCcctcgatggggtagtcttcattacttaagtttattctgcagttgtcgtgtgtttgcctatcaagggaataaatctcagtttattttgctcaacctgttctgctcaatcaggacccacgaaatgtaaatgtgttattaagcgcgtctcccgtgacaggcgtttaaaacacatccacaccgggggaaggaccagcacagataacattccaagagacactgtttataaTTATACCTTTTGCtttcttcattcattgtaacatcgccgaaagaagagatcagtgtatctcgaaagctcgcacaaataaaagcatttcgttagccacagaacggtatcatctatttattttttgattatatatatatatatatatatatatatatatatatatacatgtagaggtatcagtaccgttttagacgagcttcaataatcaaaaaataaatagatgataccgttctgtggctagcgaaatgcttttatttgtgcgagctttcgagatacactgatctcttcttccggcgatgttacaatgaatgaagcaaaaggtataattataaacagtgtctcttggaatgttatctgtgctgttccttcccccggtgtggatgtgttacatatatatatgtaacacctttttttttacccaccataacgtgtgtgtgtgtgtgcacctttatctcccaccctctgtgagatttGGCTGTTACTAGTGTCTTTCATGCAAtgctgtgcatacctgtgaggtaacaggagggctgagtgctctgtgATAGTGGGGTGATGATTGTCACTGTAATTTGTGACgggatataatatacacaaaatctctgggttgaattgaacatgacttagatataataaatatagtttattccttaaagaaggtgaacacacaggattatacaaataacatacaagaatataacacttacttagggttgggtaatgaagcaatcaggtagaggattggcaattcattcagtcATCAGGAATCAAGTAGATGTAATAACGAAGACACTGGGTAAAGGgcttacactggtttatatgggattccagcCCTATACCTTAGCATTGGGTGCCAGCGGTTGTTGtttaacaattacctgcacccaatccctctgtGCCAGCAAACGTTGGAAGCATTGTTGGACcatgcccccagctagttggcacatgcgcacattTTCCACCTGGGGTCTCATTTCACTAGCCCCACACTAAAGGAAAGGCGCCTTACAGTCTACCAGACATGTATctggtcaggaaatcctttgtctgtaagtATGAATTACAACACTTCCAGACCACTCAAGCTCTGCGTTTCTCGGCCCTAGtatacacaatcagagtggtgaagcctttgatcagggggtctgttgtagacatgTGGCCGCCCCCTTGAGCATTAACATTTAGCAGAGCCAGtatctttcgcgggcttttataccagacccaaaatacagtacatttcttaatatctaaacatattaaaataatctgttcggctgggccgagcgggttgaaacttgccagaccctcatggcGGAGGGGACtttccatggtggccaagtttcagctcgctgcgacccaccggaccggagttacacaaacaCAGTTTTAAAAGTACATTTACAAAagaggcttttttctgccatgcaggtcaatggcagaaacccaaacttaaCCATTAACCTGACTCCGTTCTTTTGCTCTGAGAGGGTCGGTATTtgtcatgcagtcatgccggaactatgactacatggtgaccaaatctcagccctctaggttgaacagaaccgaaGTTATGGGTTcaaggtttctgctcattctgacttagccgtttatactcgcggcttttacctctgccattagagtcaatggtgcgaccctcgtagcgagcgcgaccctttaccaccggggtcattgattgtcggatccggttggggtcgagtgagggggttcctaggatctagggccaaaaagaattttattccggggtgccctagaacctaagtttccaaCGCCAATTGAACCTGAACTTGACTGGGGATTAATCAAAGCTCTTTTCAAGATAACgtttccgcttttgcggtctgcggtttggatggctgccaacccgttcctggaggtctgagtcgaggaatccccattgaaatgtatggctccattgactttcaatagggaaaccgccgctcctcctctcgggcgccacctgcaggtcttctacgatatcaggcccaaatcgccggaatccccataggattacatggagctgcaatggcgacctatggagagactgcaaaatggagcctgcaaaggcgggaaaaaaggaacaaagggctataatcactaaactaacattaaccctttccctcccgtctggatcccagtgtaagtgttggtgcagacactggaatggggaaaatacatattcacagggggatacacatttggtgctgaagcaggggcataaacacagtactggacctcagcccagttaacctctcgcctcccaggtgagggcagggggtggccaaatggggtgtaacccctttaataccgggccaaaccccctctcccacgaCAATGATCAGGACAGGTTTGCAGGGTACCTTATTCATTGGCAGCGCCTCTGGTCAGCGAGGATCCTGTGGCAgtaggatggtccatgctgacaccTTTCTATGTCCCCAGACAGTGATTCACACGCATATGGTTCCACGGTATTTATTGCATTGGTcagatctactgctgcggccaagtttattcgagcatttgcccgttcttggcctcagcagtagcctggcgcgcgcccgagagtgacgggcgcgcgccgaagcagcggaagagcgccctccgatcggggcgctctccctaccgctgccgggtccgccgggtcccccggaaccccctgccgccgtcccgcgatcgcgggacaccagggctccctcggggagccctggacgcgcgtgcagggggctcaggctcccgaagacgcgtgaccgcgcgtctatgacgcgcggcaagccgaggggcggccactagcaagccgggaaatctcccggcttgcggtaccggccacactctaataaagtgtgtcggtactgtaacaGCAGTTCCATTCTTTCCTCTGCTTCCCTGCAGAAATATTGGTAAGGATTGCGGCCTTCCATGCTGTATGATGCTCTTCCTGCATCCCCTTATTGGATCAGTGTAGCTGTTGTTCACTCCACAGGGGGTGGAAAGAGACACACCTACTTTAAGGAGAGTACCAGTCTATATACCatggggttgggcttgtaaccctgccgcataacagggcaggtctgatactgacaggtgtcACATCTGCATATGTCACCCAGCCAGTACACTCTCCCAGGCTGAAActctggttgttgctaggcccgcccttggatacactactgcatccaaggctgcaatagcaactAGGCCTACAGATGAATTAACTCTTCCAGTGCCTGTccctagcaggacttatactgttagggacCAGAGGATAAAAGGTTGCGGCTGGAGGCTAcgagatttatatatatagaagaaagtGCGGGTATAATATGGAAGTGATCCACCCCACAGATTCATAGTCACTAAGTctggtggataggaaatccataccgGACTTTACAATGGGtctggtttccctcacctgctctcctaattgaggaacaggaaTAAATTGCAGATAGTTTGGCTCCTTCattctctcttagagcctggaggctgggaggacgCTGCTCCCCAGGATCCTGTTTGGGGTAGACGGCCCCCTCATGTGTTGCAGCACCTGAGgatctattgggacgctgtccccatctgacagttaagaattcaatgttatatctgtgtgtttatttaaagttggtaactggcttacccagccaacattgcagagagggatatgcatgtgagagactcctgacaggagtaggtgttatttttatgatttcttttggttcttaaagtgacggtgtttgaaatgtttattgtcactaatggaaaaataaaccgctgaaggttgagggctgagtgccccttatgtgtatacacatgtttgTCCTCCTTTTCTATAAatgaaaccctagaagactgtgtcgcgaaGAGCCAGGGCAAgcggcagtgctacacaaagGGAGCCGttcgtcactatatatatatatgtgtgtgtgtgtgtgtgtgtgtgtgtgtgtgtgtgtaatttctgAGTGTACAATGTGTGTACAACATGCATGTACTCTATCACATTTTtattgtgaatgtgtgtgagtaaCACGTTTGTAATGTGTGTATAGCGTTTGtaatgtgcatgtgtgtatgtcacgTGTGTAGTGTGTGAGTAACAcgtatgtaatgtgtgtgttcTTCTCCCTGCAGTACATTATCTCAGGATCGCTGTCGGTCGCTGCTGAAAATAACCAGTCCCGCTGCCTGGTGAGTTCTCTGCACAAAGCTCTGATCCTGAAAGTTCTGTGTTACAATCTTCAACCTGCAGGTCTCTGTGTGTCATAGGGACCTGCATAGCATCGCTCTATTAACCCCTGATATACCgttctgcagagcatcactctatTAACCCTTAGTATATAGTTCTGAAGAGCATCACTATTAACCCGTACTATATagtaaaacaaaaagaacgattcctgcgctcctaccaattaggctaaaataaaatagtgatctcatgattaagggttatttagttaaaccctttggccaaggcGTTATAAGCCTacaagccacgtcaaggcataaccatatTTTTCAGGTACCttcactgaatatatgtaattattgtcccatggactagtgaaaaatgtgagaaagccctgcaggggttaaataaagcatatgtgtttgtgagtagtgcaatttaAAGCTGCCCAAAGCCAGtttcatagttaccttactatagAGGCAAACTGGGTGAACAAATTccttggtgtgaatataataaaacttacacatatttctttccatacagccttatacattcacctgctcttcaatagagggtgatgtgcagactgacactggggtgtattatacctgcactcaTTGAAAATAGGGGctctgtaactgctatgtaactatgtaaagcagattagccaataaacctacccctatgatgttTCAGTGACACTATattaaaatgcccttatggagtatggAGCAAGGAAAAGGTTTGGCCTACTATATagtcccgcagagcatcactcgaTTTGCCCCTACTATATaatcctgcagagcatcgctctatTAACCTCTACTATATagtcccgcagagcatcactcgaTTTGCCCCTACTATATaatcctgcagagcatcgctctatTAACCTCTACTATATAGTTATGCAGAGCATCACTCTATTAACCCCTACTTTATAGAagtcctgcagagcattgctctatcAACCCCTTCCTTAGACGTCCTGCAGAGCGTTTCTCCGCTGATCTTTCCCCgcttctctcctctctgtgcaGGTTAGAGGAAGCCTGGCCATGAATATTATCAGCTCCGTCGTATCTGTAATTGCAATTATTGTCTTCTGCGTCGATATTCCAGTTTCTAGTTTTTATTACTGCGATTCCTCCTTATATGCGTGCTACATGTTAAAGGTAAGTGTCACATCTAACACGCTCCCTAAATTGCGACACGCTCCCTAAATTGCGACACGCCCCCTAAATTGTGACACGCCCCCTAAATTGCGACACGCCCCCTAAATTGTGACACGCCCCCTAAATTGCGACACGCTCCCTAAATTGCG contains:
- the LOC142486481 gene encoding membrane-spanning 4-domains subfamily A member 4A-like, with protein sequence MRNASPLLEGPRSLDLGIAETDRNRALNARRAREPALVCLTGPPLEPAGEYIISGSLSVAAENNQSRCLVRGSLAMNIISSVVSVIAIIVFCVDIPVSSFYYCDSSLYACYMLKNVYVTAITFLIIASVLQFCVSVSLSIFGCRSLTDQSVTRPQMFVMLNDQWNPLVQSDLPPNENPSDVSVLLKTNTSIL